A single window of Caldimicrobium thiodismutans DNA harbors:
- a CDS encoding endonuclease Q family protein, with amino-acid sequence MGALKGLDLLGTGDFTHPLYLQELKEYLEYERDSGFYVVKNGDKGPRFLLSAEISLIFTQNQKTNRRIHLILIAPNFQVVEEINLYLSKLGNLSADGRPTFGISAERLTLDLLKISPDILVIPAHAWTPWYSVFGAFSGFDTLEEAFGEATPYIYAIETGLSSDPEMNWRISALDKIALVSNSDAHSPGKIGREATAFFYPMTYENFYRSIKENKIAYTIEFYPEEGKYHLDGHRSCKVSLNPKETIELGYICPVCGQPLTIGVLHRIEKLADRPDNLIPENKPYSVHLVPLVEILAEVFNLNPNTKTLQKLYDQYVEKIGTEFDILLKKNLSELSSLLPEKLYLAIKRVREGRVYVKGGYDGVYGIVKIFEEPEPENCPFPKQKSLF; translated from the coding sequence ATGGGAGCTCTTAAAGGCCTTGACCTTCTTGGAACAGGAGATTTTACCCATCCCCTTTACCTTCAGGAACTTAAAGAATACCTGGAGTATGAAAGGGACTCAGGTTTCTATGTGGTAAAAAACGGAGATAAAGGTCCAAGATTTCTGCTCTCTGCAGAGATTTCTCTAATTTTCACTCAGAACCAAAAGACCAACCGCAGGATTCACCTGATCTTGATTGCCCCTAATTTTCAGGTAGTTGAAGAAATAAACCTTTACTTATCTAAATTAGGAAACCTCTCAGCTGACGGAAGACCAACTTTTGGGATTTCTGCTGAAAGGTTGACATTGGATCTTTTGAAGATTTCTCCAGATATACTTGTGATTCCAGCCCATGCCTGGACTCCATGGTATTCAGTATTTGGGGCCTTCTCTGGCTTTGATACCCTTGAAGAGGCCTTTGGAGAGGCTACTCCCTATATCTATGCCATTGAAACAGGGCTATCTTCGGATCCTGAAATGAACTGGAGGATCTCTGCCCTTGACAAAATTGCCTTAGTTTCAAACTCTGATGCTCACTCACCCGGAAAGATTGGCAGGGAGGCTACAGCCTTTTTTTATCCCATGACTTATGAAAACTTTTATCGATCTATAAAGGAAAATAAAATTGCCTATACCATTGAATTTTATCCTGAAGAAGGTAAATATCATCTTGATGGACATAGGTCTTGCAAGGTTTCACTTAATCCTAAAGAGACCATTGAGCTTGGATATATTTGTCCAGTCTGTGGACAACCATTGACTATTGGTGTTCTTCATCGGATTGAGAAACTTGCCGATAGACCCGATAATTTAATTCCAGAAAATAAACCCTATTCTGTGCACTTAGTTCCTCTTGTTGAAATTCTGGCTGAGGTTTTCAATCTTAATCCCAATACCAAAACTCTTCAAAAACTTTATGACCAATATGTTGAGAAAATTGGAACTGAGTTTGACATTCTACTAAAGAAAAATCTCAGTGAACTTTCTTCATTGTTACCAGAGAAGCTTTATCTTGCGATAAAACGCGTTAGAGAAGGACGGGTCTATGTCAAAGGAGGGTATGACGGAGTCTATGGGATAGTCAAGATATTTGAAGAGCCTGAACCTGAAAATTGCCCCTTTCCCAAACAAAAAAGTCTTTTTTAG
- a CDS encoding Vmc-like lipoprotein signal peptide domain-containing protein, whose protein sequence is MKKLMSLLLSLAVAGVIGVTAGCKKKEEAPAPAPEQPKAEQPAQPAQPAQPAQPAENQTGAAPAEQPKAEKPAEKK, encoded by the coding sequence ATGAAAAAGCTGATGTCTTTACTGCTTTCTCTTGCTGTCGCTGGAGTGATTGGAGTTACTGCTGGATGCAAGAAGAAAGAAGAAGCTCCTGCCCCAGCTCCTGAACAGCCCAAGGCAGAACAGCCTGCCCAGCCTGCTCAACCTGCTCAGCCCGCTCAGCCTGCTGAGAATCAGACTGGTGCTGCTCCAGCCGAGCAACCCAAGGCAGAAAAACCCGCTGAAAAGAAGTAA
- a CDS encoding HDOD domain-containing protein, translated as MSEFILEKIFEKVDNLPPFPKTAQRALELLREDEVDYKSLEEIVKSDPAIAANFLKLVNSAAFSLPQKVDSLLKAFMLLGVDQIKFILLASVSGKYFSKDLTGYGLSAEDIWLHSIVCGIAAEEIAHELKLSVEKKESLYIASILHDLGKIVLDLYTNLEEKRFHQISEENPKWDFMQIEWLALGVDHGMVGGYLLKRWKFPEEIYFAVRAHHDPDLMVQSKVSAIVALSNIIVSLLGITGGVDAFNYKVPENLLEVSGLDSKTIEKILPRIYRRTLLLGRLFV; from the coding sequence ATGAGTGAATTTATTTTGGAAAAGATTTTTGAGAAAGTTGATAACTTACCGCCTTTTCCTAAAACAGCCCAAAGGGCCCTTGAGCTTCTGAGAGAAGATGAAGTAGATTATAAGAGTCTTGAAGAGATTGTGAAAAGTGATCCAGCTATAGCAGCTAATTTTTTGAAACTTGTTAATTCAGCTGCCTTTTCTCTCCCCCAAAAGGTGGATTCCCTTTTAAAGGCCTTTATGCTACTTGGAGTGGATCAGATAAAATTTATTCTTCTTGCTTCAGTGTCAGGCAAATATTTTTCTAAGGACTTAACTGGCTATGGGTTAAGTGCCGAGGATATCTGGTTACATTCTATTGTATGTGGGATTGCAGCAGAAGAAATTGCCCATGAACTTAAATTATCAGTTGAAAAAAAAGAAAGTCTCTATATCGCCTCAATTTTGCATGACCTTGGAAAGATTGTGCTTGACCTTTATACAAATCTTGAGGAGAAAAGGTTTCATCAGATTTCTGAGGAAAACCCTAAGTGGGATTTTATGCAAATTGAGTGGTTAGCTCTGGGTGTGGATCACGGAATGGTGGGAGGGTATCTTCTTAAGCGCTGGAAATTTCCAGAGGAGATTTATTTTGCAGTCAGAGCTCACCATGATCCTGACCTCATGGTGCAATCTAAGGTCTCAGCAATAGTGGCTTTATCAAATATTATAGTTTCTCTGCTTGGGATAACTGGTGGTGTAGATGCCTTTAATTATAAGGTTCCAGAAAACTTGTTAGAGGTTTCAGGATTGGATTCAAAGACAATAGAAAAAATTTTGCCCCGTATTTATAGAAGAACTCTTTTACTGGGAAGACTTTTTGTTTAA
- a CDS encoding homoserine dehydrogenase — protein sequence MEKWYVLSVGKTLRCMELASFVVPVDMINVNKEGTLKEIKIALLGFGTVGQGVYELLQKNKRHLGEKLGLEFNIKKILVRDKAKKRESQAPDELLTTDFKEILEDKEISIICELMGGVEPAKTYILSALDKGKLVVTANKAVLAEAGAEIFELAEKKRIFLGFEASVGGGIPVIKTLREALIGNQIERVTGIINGTTNYILTRMLEQNLSFEKALEEAQNKGYAEADPSLDLRGIDSAHKISILASLAFGFYIPYNKVYVEGLDEVDLMDLQFSRDFGYIVKLIAEARKIKNQIEIRVHPALLPENHILTSVRFNYNAILIRGDFVGDILLYGLGAGKEPTASAVVGDIVSSAEYLFAKNHPLIPYPKREEKESFIRPIEEGVFKYYFRFSAVDRPGVLSKIAGVLGKYGISIASVVQIGRQKRKGAVPIVMLTHETKEEKVISALKEIDTLDIVKGKTKRLRILD from the coding sequence GTGGAAAAATGGTATGTCCTAAGTGTGGGGAAGACCTTGAGGTGCATGGAACTTGCCTCTTTTGTGGTTCCTGTGGATATGATAAATGTCAATAAGGAGGGAACCTTGAAAGAAATAAAGATAGCCTTACTTGGATTTGGAACCGTTGGTCAGGGCGTTTACGAGCTTTTACAAAAAAATAAAAGGCATCTTGGGGAAAAACTTGGCCTTGAATTTAATATTAAAAAAATACTTGTAAGAGATAAGGCCAAAAAAAGAGAAAGTCAGGCACCGGATGAACTTTTAACTACGGATTTTAAGGAGATCTTGGAGGATAAAGAGATTTCTATTATCTGTGAGCTTATGGGTGGGGTTGAGCCAGCTAAAACCTATATCTTATCTGCCTTAGATAAAGGGAAGCTTGTGGTCACTGCCAATAAGGCTGTGCTGGCTGAGGCAGGGGCAGAAATTTTTGAGCTTGCTGAAAAAAAGAGAATTTTTCTTGGATTTGAGGCCTCTGTGGGTGGGGGTATTCCTGTTATAAAGACCCTAAGAGAGGCCTTGATAGGAAATCAAATTGAAAGAGTCACAGGAATCATCAACGGTACCACTAATTACATCCTAACCAGAATGCTTGAGCAGAACCTTTCTTTTGAGAAAGCCCTTGAAGAGGCTCAAAATAAAGGCTATGCAGAGGCAGATCCAAGCCTTGATCTTAGAGGAATTGATTCAGCTCATAAAATCTCAATTCTTGCCAGCCTTGCCTTTGGGTTTTACATCCCCTATAACAAAGTATATGTTGAGGGTTTAGATGAGGTCGATTTAATGGATCTTCAGTTCTCCAGAGATTTTGGCTACATAGTAAAATTAATTGCTGAGGCCAGAAAAATCAAAAATCAGATTGAAATTCGAGTTCATCCAGCCCTTTTACCAGAAAATCATATCTTGACTTCTGTAAGATTTAATTATAATGCAATATTAATAAGAGGAGATTTTGTAGGAGATATCTTGCTTTATGGTCTTGGCGCTGGAAAAGAACCAACAGCAAGTGCTGTGGTTGGAGACATTGTGTCTTCAGCGGAATATCTTTTTGCTAAAAATCATCCCTTGATCCCTTATCCTAAAAGGGAAGAAAAAGAATCCTTTATTAGACCTATAGAGGAGGGAGTTTTTAAGTATTATTTTCGTTTCTCTGCTGTAGATAGGCCGGGAGTTCTTTCAAAGATTGCAGGAGTGCTCGGGAAATATGGAATCAGTATAGCCTCCGTTGTGCAGATCGGGAGGCAAAAAAGAAAAGGGGCTGTTCCAATTGTAATGTTAACACATGAAACAAAAGAAGAAAAGGTTATCTCAGCCTTGAAAGAGATTGATACTTTGGATATAGTAAAAGGGAAAACTAAGCGTTTAAGAATTCTGGATTAA
- a CDS encoding adenosylcobalamin-dependent ribonucleoside-diphosphate reductase, translating to MKRRKITPKLKESALIVLQARYLVRDEENQIVETPEALFERVAFSVAEGEKNFRKSSSKWEYYGERFYELMAALDFLPNSPTLMNAGRPLGQLSACFVLPVYDSLDSIFETLKYAALIHKSGGGTGFNFSRLRPKGDIVFSTSGVASGPVSFMQVYDSATEAIKQGGKRRGANMGILNVDHPDIEEFITIKSTTGVLTNFNISVGIKDNFIEALKKGEPYALINPRTGKVVTEVSSQKLFDLLVEKAWETGDPGVIFLDTINRFNPTPNLGHIEATNPCGEQPLLPFESCNLGSINLANFVKDGDLDWDRLKETIELAVRFLDDVIEVNRFPLPQIAKITTLNRKIGLGVMGFADMLIKLRIAYSEERALEIAEKVMSFINQESLRASAVLAEERGAFPAFPGSLWDQWGYPPLRNATTTTIAPTGTLSLIAGVSSSIEPLFGIYYERKTLGGIIIKEVHPLFEEILSEEGYSEREIEALQAEIMEKGLISKINLKEPLKKLFLTAFEISPDIHLSIQRIFQKYTHNAVSKTINLPEDTTPEEIKRIYLTAYEWGLKGVTVYRYGSKPEQVIYIKKGEGGKMVCPKCGEDLEVHGTCLFCGSCGYDKCQ from the coding sequence ATGAAGAGAAGAAAGATAACCCCTAAGCTAAAGGAATCAGCCTTAATTGTCCTTCAGGCGCGGTATCTCGTTAGAGATGAAGAAAATCAAATTGTAGAGACTCCGGAAGCCCTTTTTGAGAGAGTTGCTTTTAGTGTGGCTGAAGGGGAAAAAAATTTCCGTAAGAGTAGTTCTAAGTGGGAGTATTATGGGGAGAGATTTTACGAGTTAATGGCAGCCCTTGATTTTTTACCTAACTCTCCTACTTTGATGAATGCAGGAAGACCTCTGGGGCAACTTTCAGCTTGTTTTGTCCTTCCTGTTTATGACTCCTTAGATTCTATCTTTGAGACCCTGAAGTATGCAGCCCTTATTCATAAGTCTGGCGGTGGAACAGGTTTTAATTTTTCACGCCTGCGTCCCAAAGGAGATATTGTTTTTTCAACCTCTGGGGTTGCCAGTGGTCCGGTTTCCTTTATGCAGGTATATGATTCTGCAACCGAGGCCATTAAACAGGGTGGGAAAAGGCGTGGTGCAAATATGGGTATCCTGAATGTGGATCACCCTGATATTGAAGAATTTATAACCATTAAAAGTACAACGGGAGTTCTTACAAATTTTAATATCTCCGTGGGCATAAAGGATAATTTTATTGAGGCCTTAAAAAAAGGGGAGCCTTATGCATTGATTAATCCTCGCACAGGCAAGGTAGTAACTGAGGTTTCCTCTCAAAAACTTTTTGATCTTTTAGTAGAAAAGGCCTGGGAGACAGGAGACCCAGGGGTTATCTTTCTTGATACCATAAATCGTTTTAATCCTACACCTAATCTGGGCCATATTGAGGCAACCAATCCCTGTGGTGAACAGCCTCTTTTGCCCTTTGAGTCCTGTAATCTTGGTTCAATCAATCTTGCCAACTTTGTAAAAGACGGAGACCTGGACTGGGATAGACTAAAAGAGACCATAGAGCTTGCAGTAAGATTTTTAGATGATGTCATTGAGGTTAATCGCTTTCCCCTTCCTCAAATAGCTAAAATTACCACCCTTAATCGTAAGATTGGGCTTGGGGTTATGGGCTTTGCAGATATGCTTATAAAATTAAGAATAGCTTATAGCGAAGAGAGGGCTCTTGAGATAGCTGAAAAAGTGATGAGTTTCATAAATCAGGAATCCCTCAGGGCTTCAGCAGTTTTAGCTGAAGAAAGGGGAGCCTTTCCTGCCTTTCCTGGTAGCCTTTGGGATCAATGGGGGTATCCCCCTTTAAGGAATGCCACGACCACAACTATTGCCCCTACGGGAACGCTATCACTCATTGCTGGAGTTTCATCAAGTATTGAGCCTCTTTTTGGCATATATTATGAGAGAAAGACCTTGGGGGGCATTATTATAAAAGAGGTGCATCCTCTCTTTGAGGAGATCCTTTCAGAAGAAGGCTACAGTGAAAGGGAGATAGAAGCCCTTCAAGCTGAAATAATGGAAAAGGGGCTTATCAGTAAAATAAACCTTAAAGAACCTCTTAAAAAACTTTTTTTAACCGCCTTTGAGATTTCCCCAGATATTCATCTTTCTATTCAGAGAATCTTTCAAAAATATACTCACAATGCTGTTTCAAAAACGATAAATCTTCCGGAGGATACAACCCCTGAGGAAATCAAAAGGATTTATCTTACCGCTTATGAATGGGGCTTAAAGGGAGTTACAGTATATAGATATGGTTCAAAACCCGAGCAGGTAATCTATATTAAGAAAGGAGAGGGTGGAAAAATGGTATGTCCTAAGTGTGGGGAAGACCTTGAGGTGCATGGAACTTGCCTCTTTTGTGGTTCCTGTGGATATGATAAATGTCAATAA
- a CDS encoding DUF6178 family protein codes for MNQPFSQKATSLKIDLERILSLKEKALEEALAPLRFEEALELVLSAPWEKRAELILASPYPEGLVRNLPPVELFFTLKGSSLDLAVELLSYAKGSQIQFLFDFDVWFKDRIRPERVASWIILLFEAGEGRVLEWLAIADWDFVIAMLQKFVKIHKRPDDVELIEAYDFLPPYTLDDVYFVEFKEERLEFYFRRIIELIREEWPETYFALMESLIWELPVEVEERAFRFRNGRLADEGIPDYYTSLEIYTYIHPKRLSKIDPRTLALTGEERAPHTLHLIPYEGPQELFIVKVLSLIQDPFQRERIHQELAWLATKVILVDHPVIDGLEEVKRGLFKMWCHLNLGLEYLTEGNVILARDFLENYYLEEIFRVSGTALRELRKFALSLFQSKDFNPALLKYLDQPYAGYLQGVTVQKLNQVKLFNPVSIGTSEEFTEFSRVSELRMVRGYLEEIAYMAPLLEKGLGPHNNWIKEIFNANRNFDLNSLTWSSIILTSLANYLYNQEFIFRALPKSKWQEVFAKIVEVKDGKTFMKKAIKEGLYESFVKLARTSYYLEEELLKNYLDFVVELWDREFGFADPADPPDPKYQTLILIDLSA; via the coding sequence ATGAATCAGCCTTTTTCGCAGAAAGCGACCTCTTTAAAGATAGACCTTGAAAGGATTTTAAGCTTAAAGGAAAAGGCTTTAGAGGAGGCCTTAGCTCCTCTCCGCTTTGAGGAGGCCCTTGAGCTTGTTCTTTCTGCTCCTTGGGAAAAAAGGGCAGAACTAATCCTTGCCTCACCCTATCCAGAGGGTTTAGTTAGAAATCTTCCCCCTGTTGAGCTCTTTTTTACCCTTAAAGGAAGCTCCCTTGATCTTGCAGTTGAGCTTCTATCCTATGCCAAGGGGTCTCAGATTCAGTTCCTCTTCGATTTTGATGTCTGGTTTAAAGATAGGATTCGCCCTGAAAGGGTTGCCAGCTGGATTATTCTTCTCTTTGAGGCAGGGGAAGGTAGAGTCCTTGAATGGTTAGCTATAGCAGATTGGGATTTTGTTATAGCTATGCTTCAGAAATTTGTAAAGATTCATAAAAGGCCTGATGATGTTGAGCTTATAGAGGCTTACGATTTTCTTCCTCCTTATACTCTTGATGATGTTTACTTTGTGGAGTTTAAGGAGGAGAGATTGGAATTCTATTTTAGAAGAATTATTGAGCTTATCAGGGAAGAGTGGCCGGAGACCTATTTTGCCCTTATGGAATCCCTTATCTGGGAACTTCCTGTAGAGGTAGAGGAAAGGGCCTTTAGATTTAGAAATGGAAGACTGGCTGATGAGGGAATACCCGATTATTATACCTCCCTTGAGATTTATACCTATATCCATCCTAAAAGACTTTCCAAAATTGATCCCAGAACACTTGCTCTCACAGGGGAAGAGAGGGCTCCTCATACTTTACATCTTATACCCTATGAAGGCCCTCAAGAACTCTTTATTGTCAAGGTTTTGTCCTTGATACAAGATCCTTTTCAGAGAGAAAGAATTCATCAGGAGCTTGCCTGGCTTGCAACTAAGGTTATCCTTGTTGATCATCCTGTGATTGATGGTTTAGAGGAAGTAAAAAGGGGCCTATTTAAGATGTGGTGCCATCTTAATCTTGGACTTGAATATTTAACAGAAGGGAATGTTATTTTAGCCAGAGATTTTCTTGAAAATTATTATCTTGAGGAGATCTTTCGGGTTTCAGGAACAGCCCTAAGAGAGCTTAGAAAGTTTGCCTTAAGTTTATTTCAAAGTAAGGATTTTAATCCCGCCCTTTTAAAATATCTTGATCAGCCTTATGCTGGTTATCTTCAGGGGGTTACTGTTCAAAAATTGAATCAGGTAAAACTTTTTAATCCAGTGAGTATAGGAACATCTGAAGAATTTACAGAGTTTTCCAGGGTAAGCGAGCTAAGAATGGTTAGAGGTTATCTTGAAGAGATAGCTTATATGGCACCACTTCTTGAAAAGGGATTGGGGCCCCATAATAATTGGATTAAGGAGATCTTTAATGCTAATAGAAACTTTGATTTAAATTCTTTGACCTGGAGCTCAATTATTCTTACCTCCTTAGCGAATTATCTTTATAATCAAGAGTTTATTTTTAGAGCCCTTCCTAAAAGCAAGTGGCAGGAGGTTTTTGCAAAAATAGTTGAGGTTAAAGATGGAAAAACCTTTATGAAAAAGGCTATAAAGGAAGGACTATATGAAAGTTTTGTAAAATTAGCCAGGACTTCTTATTACTTAGAGGAAGAGCTTTTAAAAAATTACCTTGACTTTGTGGTTGAACTTTGGGATAGGGAATTTGGATTTGCAGACCCAGCAGATCCCCCTGATCCCAAGTACCAGACCCTTATTCTGATTGATCTATCTGCATGA
- a CDS encoding YraN family protein, translated as MFKKSTREIGTSAEKVAEDYLREKDYEVLARNFRTKTGEIDLVVKKNKTLVFVEVKSESSDRGYFPEEKVDFRKQDKIQKTAQFFLLKNFQKLSKIKSIRFDVVVVNLEEGKVRHYESAFFAESDLFKDRP; from the coding sequence ATGTTCAAAAAATCTACTCGAGAGATTGGGACTTCAGCTGAGAAAGTAGCTGAAGACTACTTGAGAGAGAAAGATTATGAGGTCCTTGCCAGAAATTTTCGAACAAAGACTGGAGAAATTGACCTTGTGGTTAAGAAAAATAAGACTCTGGTTTTTGTTGAAGTAAAAAGTGAATCCTCAGATAGAGGTTATTTCCCTGAGGAAAAGGTTGATTTTAGAAAACAAGACAAAATTCAAAAGACAGCTCAATTTTTCTTACTTAAAAATTTTCAAAAATTAAGTAAAATAAAAAGTATCCGCTTTGATGTGGTGGTAGTCAATCTCGAGGAGGGTAAGGTTAGGCATTATGAATCAGCCTTTTTCGCAGAAAGCGACCTCTTTAAAGATAGACCTTGA
- a CDS encoding ribonuclease HII has protein sequence MLFEKEISQAKPVEFYYWKSGFKIIAGLDEAGRGALAGPLFVGLVIFPPDFYSPEIKDSKLLTPIKRNELFEVICSKAITYSIAKAEVEEINALGLMGALFLAMQRALSSIKEIDLLLIDGPFGIPDYRGLQKALIKGDRRSLSIAGGSILAKVSRDRYMQKLAELYPEYGFDRHKGYATKEHLEALRRFGPSPVHRKAFKCFERF, from the coding sequence TTGCTTTTTGAAAAGGAAATATCACAAGCTAAACCGGTAGAATTTTATTATTGGAAAAGTGGATTTAAAATAATTGCTGGTCTTGATGAGGCAGGAAGAGGTGCTCTGGCAGGCCCTCTTTTCGTAGGTCTTGTTATCTTCCCTCCAGATTTTTATTCTCCCGAAATCAAGGATTCAAAACTTTTGACTCCCATAAAAAGGAATGAACTCTTTGAAGTCATCTGTTCCAAAGCAATAACATATAGTATAGCTAAGGCTGAGGTTGAGGAAATAAATGCCCTTGGGCTTATGGGAGCTCTTTTTTTAGCCATGCAACGGGCACTCTCTTCAATAAAGGAGATTGACCTTTTGCTTATAGATGGTCCTTTTGGAATACCTGATTATAGAGGGCTTCAAAAGGCCTTGATTAAAGGAGATAGAAGGAGCCTCTCTATTGCTGGAGGTTCTATTCTTGCCAAGGTCTCCCGGGATAGATACATGCAAAAATTGGCTGAGCTTTATCCAGAATACGGTTTTGACAGACATAAAGGTTATGCCACAAAGGAACATTTAGAGGCTCTAAGGAGGTTTGGCCCAAGTCCTGTCCATCGCAAGGCTTTTAAGTGTTTTGAGAGATTTTGA
- the rplS gene encoding 50S ribosomal protein L19 produces MLPQIREVEKAYLREDLPKLAPGDTVKVYYKLKEGEEKERIQVFEGVVIRRRGSGNSATFTVRKVSFGVGVERTFPLHSPRIEKIEVVKRAKVRRARLYYLRERAGKAARLKERFDNKVME; encoded by the coding sequence ATGTTACCCCAAATTAGAGAAGTTGAGAAGGCCTATTTGAGAGAGGATCTTCCCAAACTTGCCCCTGGAGATACCGTTAAAGTTTATTATAAACTCAAAGAGGGTGAAGAAAAAGAAAGGATTCAGGTCTTTGAGGGCGTGGTTATTAGAAGAAGAGGCTCAGGAAACTCAGCAACCTTTACAGTTAGAAAGGTCTCTTTTGGAGTAGGTGTAGAAAGAACCTTCCCTCTTCATTCTCCCCGCATTGAAAAGATAGAAGTAGTTAAGAGGGCCAAGGTTAGAAGGGCAAGACTTTACTATCTCCGGGAAAGGGCAGGTAAGGCCGCAAGGCTCAAAGAGAGATTTGATAATAAGGTTATGGAATAG
- the acpP gene encoding acyl carrier protein, producing the protein MSVEEKVIDIIAQKLNLSKDQIKPEASFVDDLGADSLDLVELVMAMEEAFGLEVPDEDAEKLRTVKDVLDYVKSRVG; encoded by the coding sequence ATGTCTGTTGAGGAGAAGGTGATTGATATTATTGCTCAAAAGCTCAATCTCTCAAAGGATCAGATTAAACCAGAGGCCTCATTTGTTGATGACCTGGGGGCTGATTCCTTAGATTTAGTAGAACTTGTCATGGCTATGGAAGAGGCCTTTGGCCTTGAAGTGCCTGACGAAGATGCCGAAAAATTAAGAACTGTTAAGGATGTCCTTGATTATGTAAAATCCAGAGTGGGGTAA
- the fabF gene encoding beta-ketoacyl-ACP synthase II — protein MEKKRVVVTGLGAVSPLGIGVEETWERIIKGESGISRITKFDASGLPSQIAGEVKNFNPEEFMPAKLVSRVDLFIQYAIASTEMALTDSGLPKSELGDEVGVIIGVGMGGVGLVEHYTRVLDEKGYRRVTPFFIPMIIPNMAAGQIAILYGAQGPNMAVCTACAAGNHAIGEAFRLIQEGKVKAMICGGTEALITPLTVAGFSVMKALSTRNDEPEKASRPFDAKRDGFVIAEGCGILILEELETAKARGAKIYAEILGYGFNADAYHMTAPSPEGEGAAKCMELALKSASLKPQEVDYINAHGTSTPLNDVSETKAIKKVFGEHAYKLMISSTKSMTGHLLGGAGGLEAVLTVKALETGIIPPTINYEEPDPECDLDYVPNQARRAEIKIALSNAFGFGGTNACLAFKKWEE, from the coding sequence GTGGAGAAAAAAAGAGTTGTTGTAACCGGTCTTGGGGCAGTCTCTCCCCTTGGGATTGGTGTTGAGGAGACCTGGGAAAGAATTATAAAAGGGGAGTCTGGAATTAGCAGGATTACAAAATTTGATGCTTCAGGGCTTCCCAGTCAGATAGCAGGTGAGGTCAAAAATTTTAATCCAGAAGAATTCATGCCTGCCAAACTTGTCTCCCGCGTGGATCTCTTTATCCAATATGCTATAGCCTCTACAGAAATGGCCTTGACTGATTCCGGGCTACCCAAATCTGAGCTGGGAGATGAGGTTGGAGTTATCATTGGAGTGGGAATGGGAGGCGTTGGTCTGGTAGAACACTATACCCGCGTTCTTGATGAGAAAGGTTATAGAAGAGTTACGCCCTTTTTTATTCCCATGATTATTCCCAATATGGCAGCGGGACAGATTGCCATTTTATATGGAGCTCAAGGCCCCAATATGGCTGTTTGCACCGCCTGTGCAGCAGGAAATCATGCTATTGGAGAGGCCTTTAGGCTTATTCAGGAAGGCAAAGTAAAGGCTATGATCTGTGGAGGAACGGAAGCTCTCATTACTCCTCTTACTGTAGCGGGCTTTTCCGTCATGAAGGCTCTCTCCACAAGGAATGATGAGCCTGAGAAAGCCAGTCGGCCTTTTGATGCTAAAAGAGATGGTTTTGTTATTGCTGAAGGGTGTGGTATTCTAATTCTTGAAGAGCTGGAAACCGCTAAAGCAAGGGGGGCTAAGATCTATGCTGAGATCTTGGGCTATGGATTTAATGCCGATGCCTACCATATGACAGCCCCATCTCCTGAGGGAGAAGGAGCTGCCAAATGTATGGAACTTGCCTTAAAATCAGCCAGCCTCAAACCACAAGAGGTTGATTACATTAATGCCCATGGAACAAGCACACCTCTTAATGATGTTTCTGAAACTAAGGCCATAAAAAAAGTCTTTGGGGAGCATGCTTACAAACTTATGATCTCCTCAACCAAATCCATGACCGGCCATCTCCTTGGTGGGGCAGGTGGTCTGGAAGCAGTGTTAACTGTCAAGGCTCTTGAGACAGGAATTATTCCCCCAACCATAAATTATGAAGAGCCTGATCCTGAGTGCGACCTTGATTATGTCCCCAATCAGGCAAGAAGAGCTGAAATTAAAATTGCGCTCTCTAATGCCTTTGGATTTGGTGGCACCAATGCCTGTCTGGCCTTTAAAAAATGGGAAGAATAA
- the rpiB gene encoding ribose 5-phosphate isomerase B: MKIVIASDHAGFFLKEKIKDFLINENYLVEDVGTHSSVSVDYPEYGFKAIQKLLNGEADRGILICGTGIGMSIIANRFSKIRAALCHEPFSAQMARRHNNANVLVLGGRLIGDGMAVEVVRAFLETEFDGGRHERRINLIDELSKTR, translated from the coding sequence ATGAAAATTGTTATAGCCTCAGATCACGCAGGATTCTTCCTTAAAGAAAAGATCAAAGATTTCCTTATCAATGAAAATTACCTGGTTGAAGATGTAGGAACCCATTCATCTGTCTCCGTGGACTATCCTGAGTATGGATTTAAGGCAATTCAAAAGCTTCTTAATGGAGAGGCTGATAGAGGTATTCTCATCTGTGGAACAGGTATAGGAATGAGTATTATTGCCAACCGTTTTTCTAAAATAAGAGCTGCCCTTTGCCATGAGCCTTTTTCAGCCCAGATGGCAAGAAGGCACAATAATGCCAATGTTTTAGTTCTGGGGGGCAGGCTTATTGGGGACGGTATGGCTGTTGAAGTTGTAAGGGCCTTTTTAGAGACTGAATTTGATGGAGGCAGGCACGAAAGAAGGATCAACCTAATTGACGAACTTTCCAAAACCAGATGA